The proteins below come from a single Candidatus Planktophila dulcis genomic window:
- a CDS encoding c-type cytochrome yields the protein MKRLSRLRRHRAAGPILLIFALFTIGTTFQVASAVNNESTSIADRAVTIEEGKQIFLKGCSSCHGLNAEGGQIAPSLIGVGAASVDFQVATGRMPMADMSVQAMRKDPVYNAEQVHALATYVASLAPGPQVPGEELLNYERDGSVAEGGELFRTNCAMCHNFAAQGGALTQGKYAPTLMGVEPRHIYEAMVTGPQSMPVFSDKTITPEEKLSIIKWIKAAEAEPQLGGAALGRVGPVTEGLLVWTLGIGLLIGVAVWLAMKAR from the coding sequence GTGAAGCGCCTCTCGCGTCTACGCAGACATCGTGCAGCAGGACCAATTCTTTTGATCTTTGCTCTCTTCACCATCGGCACCACTTTTCAAGTAGCTAGCGCAGTCAACAATGAGAGCACCTCCATTGCAGATCGCGCAGTGACGATAGAAGAGGGTAAGCAGATCTTCCTTAAGGGTTGTTCTTCATGCCACGGACTAAACGCAGAAGGTGGTCAGATTGCACCTTCTCTGATTGGCGTCGGAGCAGCATCTGTTGATTTCCAGGTCGCAACAGGTCGTATGCCGATGGCTGATATGAGTGTGCAGGCAATGCGTAAAGACCCTGTCTATAACGCAGAGCAAGTACATGCACTTGCAACTTATGTTGCATCCCTTGCACCAGGACCACAAGTCCCGGGTGAAGAGCTTTTGAATTATGAGCGAGATGGTTCTGTTGCAGAAGGTGGCGAGCTCTTTCGTACTAACTGCGCGATGTGCCACAACTTTGCTGCACAAGGTGGAGCACTCACTCAAGGTAAATATGCGCCAACTCTGATGGGTGTTGAACCACGACACATCTATGAGGCAATGGTTACGGGACCACAATCAATGCCAGTCTTTAGCGATAAGACAATCACTCCCGAAGAAAAACTCTCCATCATCAAATGGATCAAGGCCGCAGAAGCTGAGCCACAACTAGGTGGTGCAGCACTTGGTCGCGTAGGACCTGTCACTGAAGGTTTACTTGTATGGACTCTAGGAATCGGACTGCTCATTGGTGTTGCAGTCTGGCTAGCAATGAAGGCGAGATAA
- a CDS encoding ubiquinol-cytochrome c reductase iron-sulfur subunit has product MSNEIELIKDPGLPAHVHRSTDTDPKAAARAERQVAILFALSALGTIILIYSYIFIKDDVFVFIPILGQTHLQQLGIGLGMALALFCIGAGLIHWAKTLMPDEEVIAQRHEFRSEDEDRSEFIKTVKEGAAAAGLGRRPLIKTTLGAALGLSALSPILLLRDLGPLPKDDLSKTSWKAGTRLVTDPGDRPLRPEDLEVGAVAQTLPEIEAGAHRSLADIGKDAVLLIRLRPEEFNLDAERLSWTHEGIIAFSKICSHMGCAVALYEQQTKHLLCPCHQSTFDVTRAAKVIFGPSARPLPQLAITVDADGYLVAQAPFNEPVGPSFWERSS; this is encoded by the coding sequence ATGTCTAACGAGATCGAGCTCATTAAAGATCCAGGACTACCTGCTCACGTTCATCGCTCCACCGATACTGATCCAAAAGCTGCAGCACGCGCAGAGCGCCAAGTTGCAATTCTCTTTGCTCTCTCAGCACTCGGAACAATCATCCTCATCTATTCATACATCTTCATCAAAGATGATGTATTCGTCTTTATCCCAATCCTTGGTCAGACTCATCTTCAGCAATTGGGAATCGGCTTGGGAATGGCTCTTGCCCTCTTCTGCATTGGAGCAGGGCTAATTCACTGGGCTAAGACACTGATGCCTGATGAAGAAGTAATTGCCCAACGCCATGAATTTAGGTCTGAAGATGAAGATCGGTCAGAATTTATTAAGACTGTAAAGGAAGGTGCGGCCGCCGCAGGTCTTGGTCGCCGTCCATTGATTAAAACCACACTGGGCGCAGCACTGGGTCTTTCGGCACTCTCCCCCATCCTTCTCTTGCGCGATTTGGGTCCACTTCCTAAAGATGATCTGAGCAAGACATCCTGGAAAGCGGGAACTCGTCTGGTCACTGATCCAGGAGATCGCCCGTTGCGTCCTGAAGATCTCGAAGTTGGAGCTGTTGCGCAGACTCTTCCAGAAATCGAAGCTGGTGCGCATCGCTCACTTGCAGATATCGGTAAAGATGCCGTGCTTCTTATTCGCCTTCGCCCTGAAGAGTTCAACCTTGATGCAGAGCGTCTTTCTTGGACTCATGAAGGAATCATCGCCTTCTCTAAGATTTGCTCACATATGGGATGTGCAGTTGCTCTCTATGAACAGCAGACCAAGCACCTACTCTGCCCTTGCCATCAATCCACATTCGATGTGACGCGTGCTGCCAAAGTTATCTTTGGCCCATCTGCGCGACCTCTGCCACAATTGGCCATCACAGTCGATGCCGATGGTTACCTCGTAGCCCAAGCACCATTTAATGAACCTGTTGGACCTAGTTTCTGGGAGCGCTCATCATGA
- a CDS encoding cytochrome b, with translation MTARERIAGNVAGYVDDRTGAAKWMKKNLTKVFPDHWSFLLGEICLYSFVILLLSGTFLTFWFDPSMREVVYEGSYEPLKGLEMSAAYASTLDISFEVRGGLLMRQIHHWAALIFMVGIVVHLMRVYFTGAFRKPREFNWIIGVGLLTLGIVEGFLGYSLPDDLLSGTGIRIAEAIIQALPLVGSYLAFFAFDGAFPGTAFIPRIYTVHVLLLPGIFLALITVHLMLVWYQKHTQFPGPGRTEKNVVGYPLMPVYMAKAGGFFFIVFGVTAFLGAVASINPIWLYGPYTPGQVSAGSQPDWYMGWLDGLVRMAPPIETHALGHTISWNILIPGLILPGIMFTGLALYPFIESWATGDKREHHLLDRPRNTPNRTAIGVMALTFTLVSLINGGNDIIATTFNLTINQMMWFSRIGIIVLPPIAFIITKRLCLSLQRADRDLVLHGRETGRLVRMPSGEFVEVHEPISAEKAWLLTSHEQLAPLELPEHDASGVRRAGLIKNKIRNRVSRAAAVAVPKATETERRELEGHH, from the coding sequence ATGACAGCACGCGAGAGAATCGCCGGTAACGTTGCAGGATATGTAGACGATCGCACAGGCGCCGCAAAGTGGATGAAGAAGAACCTCACCAAGGTCTTCCCAGACCACTGGTCATTCCTTCTCGGTGAAATTTGCTTGTACTCATTCGTGATTCTTCTTCTATCAGGAACATTTCTTACATTTTGGTTCGATCCTTCAATGCGCGAAGTTGTCTATGAAGGATCATATGAACCACTCAAGGGCCTAGAGATGTCTGCGGCCTATGCCTCAACTCTTGATATCTCATTCGAAGTTCGCGGCGGTCTCTTGATGCGCCAAATTCACCACTGGGCAGCTCTAATCTTTATGGTTGGAATCGTTGTTCACTTGATGCGCGTCTACTTCACAGGTGCCTTCCGTAAGCCACGTGAATTTAACTGGATCATCGGTGTTGGACTTCTTACACTCGGTATCGTTGAAGGCTTCTTGGGTTACTCACTTCCTGATGACTTGCTCTCAGGAACAGGTATCCGTATTGCTGAAGCAATAATTCAAGCGCTGCCACTTGTCGGTTCTTACCTTGCATTCTTTGCATTCGATGGAGCATTCCCTGGCACCGCATTTATTCCACGTATCTACACCGTGCACGTACTTCTACTTCCAGGAATTTTCCTTGCACTGATTACCGTGCACTTGATGCTCGTCTGGTACCAGAAGCACACACAGTTCCCAGGTCCTGGTCGCACAGAGAAGAACGTTGTTGGCTATCCACTTATGCCTGTTTACATGGCTAAAGCTGGTGGCTTCTTCTTCATCGTCTTCGGTGTGACAGCTTTCTTAGGTGCGGTTGCCTCCATTAACCCGATTTGGCTCTATGGCCCGTATACGCCAGGACAAGTCTCTGCAGGTTCCCAGCCTGACTGGTATATGGGTTGGCTCGATGGTTTAGTACGTATGGCACCGCCGATTGAGACACATGCCCTTGGCCACACCATCTCTTGGAATATCTTGATCCCAGGGCTGATCTTGCCTGGAATCATGTTTACAGGACTTGCTCTCTATCCATTTATTGAAAGTTGGGCTACGGGAGATAAGCGTGAACACCATCTCCTTGATCGCCCACGTAACACACCAAATCGCACCGCAATTGGCGTCATGGCTCTTACCTTCACACTTGTTTCACTGATCAATGGTGGTAACGACATTATTGCGACAACCTTTAATCTGACCATTAATCAGATGATGTGGTTCTCTCGTATCGGCATCATTGTTTTGCCTCCTATCGCATTCATTATCACCAAGCGCCTCTGCCTTTCATTACAGCGCGCAGATCGTGATCTTGTCTTGCACGGTCGCGAAACTGGACGCTTGGTGCGTATGCCAAGTGGTGAGTTTGTTGAAGTACATGAGCCAATCTCAGCTGAGAAGGCTTGGTTACTTACTTCCCACGAACAGCTTGCTCCTCTAGAACTTCCAGAGCATGATGCATCAGGTGTGCGTCGAGCAGGATTAATCAAGAACAAGATTCGCAATCGAGTCTCTCGTGCTGCTGCAGTTGCTGTTCCAAAGGCTACTGAGACTGAGCGTCGTGAACTCGAGGGCCATCACTAA
- a CDS encoding aspartate aminotransferase family protein, with translation MTQPPADPARGKEVFDLDRSYVFHSWSAQAQISPLPVAGGEGSYFWDYDGNKYLDFSSQLVFTNIGHQHPKVIKAIQEQAGLYTTVAPQHANEARGEAAKRITARAGSHHNKVFFTNGGADGVENAIRLARIHTHRHKILSFYRSYHGNTTAAIASTGDPRRWPNEYAYGHIHFFGPYLYRSAFWAKSEEEECKRALEHLEQVIIFEGATTIAAILIESVVGTAGVLVPPVGYLEGVRALCDKYGIKWIADEVMSGFGRTGKWFAYQHSAAEPDLIVFAKGVNSGYVPLGGVIISDEIAATFNDRVFPGGLTYSGHPLATAAAVATLDVMADEKIVENAALMGEKVIKPLLEDLMAKHKVIGEIRGKGVFWALDLVTDRATRAPLAPYGASSPGMNELVAACKKLGLFPFNNYNRMHICPPCNITEAELREGFAILDQAFASIAHHYTGA, from the coding sequence ATGACTCAACCTCCTGCAGATCCAGCTCGTGGCAAAGAGGTCTTTGACCTTGATCGCTCCTATGTATTTCATTCATGGTCGGCACAGGCTCAGATTTCACCGCTACCTGTTGCAGGGGGAGAAGGAAGCTACTTCTGGGATTACGATGGCAATAAGTATCTGGATTTCTCTAGTCAATTAGTCTTTACAAATATTGGCCATCAACACCCTAAGGTGATTAAGGCGATTCAAGAGCAAGCCGGTCTCTACACAACAGTCGCTCCACAACACGCCAATGAGGCGCGAGGAGAAGCGGCAAAGCGCATCACTGCCCGCGCCGGCTCTCATCACAATAAGGTTTTCTTCACCAATGGTGGAGCAGATGGCGTGGAAAACGCCATTCGTTTGGCGCGTATTCATACCCATCGACATAAAATCCTCTCTTTCTATCGCAGCTATCACGGCAACACCACAGCTGCGATTGCATCAACGGGTGATCCACGCAGATGGCCTAATGAATATGCCTATGGCCACATTCACTTCTTTGGTCCCTACCTCTATCGCTCAGCCTTCTGGGCAAAGAGTGAGGAAGAAGAGTGCAAGCGCGCACTCGAGCATCTTGAACAAGTCATCATCTTTGAAGGCGCCACAACAATTGCTGCGATTCTGATTGAATCAGTTGTCGGCACTGCAGGTGTTCTCGTTCCACCCGTTGGCTATCTTGAGGGTGTTCGAGCGCTCTGCGATAAATACGGAATTAAATGGATTGCCGATGAAGTCATGTCAGGCTTTGGTCGAACCGGTAAATGGTTTGCCTACCAACACTCTGCAGCAGAGCCTGATCTCATCGTCTTTGCCAAGGGTGTTAATAGCGGTTATGTGCCACTAGGCGGCGTCATCATCAGCGATGAGATAGCTGCAACATTTAATGATCGCGTATTTCCTGGAGGACTTACCTACAGTGGCCATCCACTTGCAACTGCTGCAGCCGTTGCCACACTCGATGTGATGGCTGATGAGAAGATTGTTGAAAATGCAGCGCTCATGGGGGAGAAGGTCATCAAGCCACTGCTTGAAGATTTGATGGCGAAACATAAAGTGATCGGTGAGATTCGCGGTAAGGGTGTCTTCTGGGCGCTCGATCTCGTTACTGACCGAGCAACGAGAGCGCCTCTTGCTCCTTACGGGGCATCTAGCCCTGGAATGAATGAGCTCGTTGCTGCATGCAAGAAGCTGGGACTGTTCCCCTTTAATAATTACAACAGAATGCATATCTGCCCACCATGTAACATCACAGAGGCAGAACTACGTGAAGGATTTGCGATTCTAGATCAAGCATTTGCAAGCATCGCTCACCACTACACAGGTGCATAA
- a CDS encoding DMT family transporter: MKKIVGAAPWIFILIWSSGFVVAKYGFEDADSLFFLAIRLILAAFILFVLTAALRQPLTLSRADLRASLAIGIALHGFYLAGVWYAIELGAPAGLSSVITSMQPIVVSLLAVRLLSEPLTRRQVTGLIFGLLGVFLVVLPKLSKAEGFTTESLLFLFLALAGSTVATLLQKKIGHSIPLLIGTTYQFAIAGVGLLLISIVRGRTRFELTHTSFWTMAWAVLVTSIAAVLLLLWLLNRGSAAKVSSLLYLVPPMAVLQAFILFGETVTPLGVIGIVMTALGVALVIRS, from the coding sequence ATGAAGAAGATAGTGGGCGCCGCTCCTTGGATATTTATCCTTATCTGGAGTTCAGGCTTTGTTGTTGCTAAATATGGATTTGAAGATGCTGACTCACTCTTCTTTCTAGCGATTCGACTCATTCTTGCAGCTTTCATCCTCTTCGTTCTCACTGCCGCACTTCGTCAGCCGCTCACACTTTCTCGTGCAGATCTTCGCGCTTCCCTCGCCATAGGTATTGCACTGCATGGTTTTTATCTAGCTGGTGTTTGGTATGCAATCGAGCTAGGAGCACCAGCTGGCCTGTCATCAGTGATTACCAGCATGCAACCAATCGTTGTCTCTCTCCTTGCAGTGCGCTTACTGAGTGAACCGCTCACGCGCAGACAGGTTACTGGTCTGATCTTTGGGTTACTCGGCGTATTTCTCGTCGTCCTACCCAAGCTTTCGAAGGCAGAGGGTTTCACAACAGAATCATTGCTCTTCCTCTTTCTTGCACTTGCGGGTAGCACGGTTGCAACACTGCTTCAGAAGAAGATTGGCCACTCCATTCCACTGCTGATTGGAACTACCTATCAATTTGCAATCGCTGGGGTGGGATTACTTCTCATTTCAATTGTGAGAGGAAGAACGCGCTTTGAACTTACCCACACCTCTTTCTGGACCATGGCGTGGGCAGTCCTTGTCACATCGATTGCAGCGGTACTACTTTTACTCTGGTTGCTCAATAGAGGTTCGGCTGCGAAAGTTTCAAGTCTGCTCTATCTCGTTCCACCGATGGCAGTATTGCAAGCTTTCATTCTCTTCGGTGAGACCGTGACACCTCTTGGCGTAATTGGAATTGTGATGACCGCCCTTGGAGTGGCCCTGGTCATTCGTTCATAG
- a CDS encoding cytochrome c oxidase subunit 4, whose translation MKANWKLFSGLSIFYVAMAVIYYVVGGEAVGITGMILAACLAGMVGFYLWFTQKRIGFDIPSDNLEAEIADDAGELGFYSPHSWWPLPVAFSATAMGLGLIIGWWLTLISLGALVISIIGMVTEYEKPISQSSH comes from the coding sequence ATGAAGGCTAATTGGAAACTCTTTTCAGGACTTTCAATCTTCTATGTTGCGATGGCTGTTATTTACTATGTGGTCGGTGGCGAAGCCGTTGGTATTACGGGAATGATTCTTGCCGCATGTCTTGCAGGCATGGTGGGTTTCTATCTCTGGTTTACTCAAAAGCGCATCGGCTTTGATATTCCATCTGACAATCTTGAAGCAGAGATCGCAGATGATGCGGGTGAACTTGGTTTCTATAGCCCACACTCTTGGTGGCCACTTCCTGTTGCCTTTAGTGCCACAGCGATGGGGCTAGGTCTGATCATCGGATGGTGGTTAACACTGATCTCGCTAGGGGCTTTGGTCATCAGCATTATCGGAATGGTGACTGAGTACGAGAAGCCAATTTCTCAAAGCTCCCACTAA
- the ctaD gene encoding cytochrome c oxidase subunit I, which produces MTTFAERPTIAAPRQGVQKTSWGSQFVKTITSTDHKRIGYLYLATSFAWFLIGGLLALLLRIELTRPGMQFWSNEQYNQIFTMHGTIMLLMFATPLFVGFANVIMPLQIGAADVAFPRLNMLSYWLYFFGSIEATIGFLTPGGAASFGWTAYAPLANSTYSPGIGGDLWVMGLTISGLGTILGGVNFITTIFTMRAPGMTMFRMSIFSWNVLLTSILVLLAFPPLAAALLGLESDRLFGTHIFDPANGGAMLWQHLFWFFGHPEVYILALPFFGIATEILPVFSRKPIFGYKGLIAATIAISALSVAVWAHHLFATGKVLLPFFSFMTFLIGVPTGVKFFNWIGTMWRGHVTFETPMLWVMGFLVTFLFGGITGIILASPPLDFAVSASYFVVAHFHYVLFGTVVFAMFAGFYFWWPKFTGRMLNERLGKIHFWTLFFGFHLTFLIQHWLGIKGFPRRYADYLATDGFTEMNMISTVGSFLLALSMIPFFVNVWITRKSPKVEVDDPWGYGASLEWATSCPPPRHNFTSMPRIRSERPAFDLHHPHIKTEGH; this is translated from the coding sequence ATGACAACATTTGCAGAACGTCCAACCATTGCAGCTCCTCGCCAAGGTGTGCAGAAGACTTCATGGGGTAGTCAGTTTGTTAAGACGATTACTTCAACAGACCATAAGCGCATCGGTTACCTCTATCTCGCGACTTCATTTGCATGGTTCCTTATCGGTGGGCTGCTAGCGCTGCTCCTTCGTATTGAACTAACCCGCCCAGGTATGCAGTTCTGGAGCAATGAGCAGTACAACCAGATTTTCACAATGCACGGAACCATCATGCTTTTGATGTTTGCAACGCCACTCTTCGTTGGTTTTGCCAATGTGATTATGCCTCTGCAAATTGGAGCTGCAGATGTGGCATTCCCACGTCTTAACATGCTCTCTTACTGGCTCTACTTCTTTGGTTCTATCGAAGCAACTATCGGGTTTTTAACTCCTGGTGGAGCTGCATCTTTCGGTTGGACTGCATACGCACCTCTTGCTAACTCAACATACTCACCAGGAATCGGTGGCGATCTCTGGGTGATGGGACTGACCATTTCAGGTCTTGGAACAATTCTTGGTGGCGTTAACTTCATTACAACTATCTTCACCATGCGCGCACCTGGAATGACGATGTTCCGTATGTCGATCTTCTCGTGGAACGTATTGTTGACATCGATTCTTGTATTGCTTGCATTCCCACCGCTTGCTGCAGCACTTCTTGGACTTGAATCAGATCGCCTCTTTGGCACGCATATCTTTGATCCGGCCAATGGTGGAGCTATGTTGTGGCAACACTTGTTCTGGTTCTTCGGACACCCCGAGGTATATATCTTGGCGCTTCCATTCTTTGGAATTGCAACAGAGATCTTGCCTGTCTTTAGTCGCAAACCAATCTTTGGTTACAAGGGTCTGATTGCTGCAACTATTGCAATCTCAGCTCTCTCTGTTGCGGTGTGGGCACACCACTTGTTCGCAACGGGCAAAGTACTTCTTCCATTCTTCTCATTTATGACATTCCTTATCGGTGTTCCAACAGGTGTGAAATTCTTCAACTGGATCGGAACAATGTGGCGTGGCCACGTCACCTTTGAGACTCCGATGTTGTGGGTTATGGGCTTTCTAGTCACGTTCCTCTTCGGTGGAATTACAGGAATCATCTTGGCTTCACCACCGCTTGATTTTGCAGTCTCTGCGTCTTACTTCGTAGTAGCACACTTCCACTACGTACTCTTTGGAACAGTGGTCTTTGCAATGTTTGCAGGCTTCTACTTCTGGTGGCCAAAGTTCACAGGCCGCATGCTCAATGAGCGCCTTGGAAAGATTCACTTCTGGACACTCTTCTTCGGATTCCACCTCACATTCCTTATCCAGCACTGGCTTGGAATTAAGGGCTTCCCTCGTCGCTATGCAGATTATTTAGCAACTGATGGGTTTACAGAGATGAACATGATCTCAACCGTTGGATCTTTCCTTCTTGCACTCTCCATGATTCCGTTCTTTGTCAACGTCTGGATTACTCGTAAATCTCCTAAGGTTGAAGTCGATGATCCTTGGGGCTATGGAGCATCCCTTGAATGGGCAACATCATGTCCTCCACCGCGCCATAACTTCACATCTATGCCGCGTATTCGTTCAGAGCGCCCAGCATTTGATCTGCACCACCCACACATTAAGACAGAAGGTCACTAA
- the coxB gene encoding cytochrome c oxidase subunit II, with protein MSSHAPRRKRFVRAAALLAPAFLTGCSLNSNDISGMGFPKGVSSVNDISLSLWQGAWIAGGVVGVITLVLILWPAVFHRAKASKGEFPKQTQYNIPVEILYTVIPFAIVAVMFYFTAVKQDKIIDKTSPVKHEISVEGFQWSWQFTYPEAGEKAVVTGTPANPPTLYVPQGEKVRFTLTANDVVHGFWIPAFMIQMQNLPGETNQLQFTANKLGEFPGRCNILCGRNHSQMLFKVKVVTPENYQKYLDSLKASA; from the coding sequence ATGTCTTCTCACGCACCGCGCAGAAAGCGCTTTGTCCGAGCAGCGGCTCTCCTTGCCCCAGCTTTCTTAACAGGATGCTCTTTAAATTCCAATGACATTTCGGGGATGGGTTTTCCTAAGGGAGTATCAAGTGTCAACGACATCTCACTCTCACTGTGGCAAGGCGCATGGATTGCAGGGGGAGTCGTAGGTGTCATTACCCTCGTTCTCATTTTGTGGCCAGCGGTATTTCATCGCGCCAAAGCAAGCAAGGGTGAATTTCCTAAGCAGACTCAGTACAACATTCCTGTTGAAATTCTCTACACAGTAATTCCCTTTGCAATTGTTGCCGTGATGTTCTACTTCACTGCAGTTAAGCAGGACAAGATTATTGATAAGACATCTCCGGTCAAGCACGAAATTTCTGTTGAAGGTTTTCAGTGGTCTTGGCAATTTACTTATCCTGAAGCTGGTGAGAAGGCAGTAGTAACTGGTACTCCTGCAAATCCACCGACTCTTTATGTTCCTCAAGGCGAGAAGGTTCGCTTCACTCTGACCGCTAATGATGTAGTTCACGGCTTCTGGATCCCAGCTTTTATGATTCAGATGCAGAACTTGCCTGGTGAGACTAATCAACTTCAGTTCACCGCAAATAAATTGGGTGAGTTCCCAGGACGCTGCAACATTCTCTGCGGACGCAATCACTCACAAATGCTCTTTAAGGTCAAAGTAGTTACCCCTGAGAATTACCAGAAATATCTTGACTCACTGAAGGCGAGCGCATAA
- a CDS encoding aminotransferase class V-fold PLP-dependent enzyme — protein sequence MVRVTGNFASEGPLHPAAREALLAAFDQGWADPKKLSQSSSKAAILRNHGLETISTRLGIPADSIEVLGEPSLGHYLSIAGLLQESSTLAYSAIDKGKIRAIARSRTSQVLELAVNSAGAIQGLSGISHGAVLSLQLANGETGIIQDGLPSISENVPIAIDATASGPRVPLPDRWSTAHFDAASWGGPSGLAIMAIRNRSQFSYPLPRIAPISSPGSYSLPLLIASAVALENFTQESPSLREFAVAQLSKIDGVHLVGPQSPAMPHLLSLIAANVSGENVVRELAAQGIDVDSGSACSAEDLQPSHVLAAMGYETNGHIRLTMHNGITEAEIASLVTALSGVLQKLRG from the coding sequence GTGGTTCGTGTCACAGGAAATTTCGCCTCTGAGGGCCCTCTCCACCCTGCCGCCAGAGAGGCTCTACTCGCGGCTTTTGACCAAGGTTGGGCAGATCCCAAGAAGCTTTCCCAGAGTTCATCTAAGGCTGCAATTCTTCGCAATCACGGCCTTGAAACTATCTCCACCCGATTAGGCATTCCAGCAGATTCGATCGAAGTGTTGGGCGAGCCATCCTTGGGCCACTACCTCTCTATCGCAGGTCTACTTCAGGAATCTTCCACCCTTGCATATTCAGCAATCGATAAAGGAAAAATCCGAGCCATCGCGCGATCTCGCACATCGCAGGTCTTAGAACTTGCCGTGAATTCCGCCGGAGCCATTCAAGGGCTCAGTGGAATATCCCATGGTGCTGTGCTCTCTCTGCAGTTGGCCAATGGTGAAACGGGAATTATTCAAGATGGCCTCCCATCCATCTCAGAGAATGTGCCGATTGCAATCGATGCAACAGCATCTGGTCCTCGAGTTCCTCTGCCAGATCGTTGGAGTACGGCCCACTTTGATGCAGCATCGTGGGGCGGCCCTAGTGGTCTTGCGATCATGGCTATAAGAAACCGTTCACAGTTCTCTTATCCCCTACCGCGCATCGCCCCCATCAGCTCCCCCGGTAGTTACTCACTTCCACTTTTGATTGCATCCGCCGTTGCTCTTGAAAACTTCACTCAAGAATCACCTTCTCTTCGCGAGTTTGCAGTTGCTCAATTATCGAAGATTGATGGCGTGCATCTTGTGGGGCCACAATCACCTGCAATGCCCCATCTGCTCTCACTCATAGCAGCAAACGTCTCCGGTGAGAATGTAGTCAGAGAGTTAGCTGCGCAAGGTATTGATGTTGACTCAGGGTCAGCATGTTCGGCTGAAGATCTACAGCCCAGCCATGTATTAGCTGCGATGGGTTATGAGACCAACGGCCATATTCGCCTCACTATGCACAACGGAATAACAGAGGCTGAAATTGCCAGCTTGGTTACAGCTCTTTCAGGAGTACTTCAAAAATTACGCGGGTAG
- a CDS encoding carbohydrate kinase family protein, whose protein sequence is MKIGVAGSVGLDHLMTFPGKFTDSLVAGSLEKVSLSFLVDGLDVRRGGCAANIAFGLGVLGLNPILIAAVGKDFADYDAWLTRHGVDTSHALVSTEQHTAHFTVTTDTELNQIASFFPGAMSEARNIELKPIMDKVGKLDILVVSPDDPEAMLRHTEVALAMGVAVAADPSQQMARMNGDEIKKLISGATYLFMNEYELALAIQKTGWSDHEILEQVKYRIVTLGSDGARVESTDGTFIKVGCAKEKAKVDPTGVGDSFRSGFVAGLAWGLSHERCAQLGSMIATYVIETTGTQEYRFTKDEFVTRFSDAYGSDAAAEISVQLPA, encoded by the coding sequence ATGAAAATTGGTGTTGCAGGTTCAGTAGGTCTCGATCACCTCATGACTTTCCCTGGAAAGTTCACTGATTCTCTCGTTGCTGGTTCTTTAGAAAAAGTCTCCCTCTCATTCCTTGTCGACGGTCTTGATGTTCGTCGCGGAGGGTGCGCTGCCAATATTGCATTTGGTCTTGGCGTCCTTGGCCTGAACCCCATTTTGATTGCAGCAGTTGGAAAAGATTTTGCTGATTACGATGCATGGCTCACACGTCATGGCGTTGATACATCCCACGCACTTGTCTCAACAGAGCAGCACACGGCGCACTTCACCGTGACAACCGATACGGAACTCAATCAGATCGCATCCTTCTTCCCTGGTGCGATGTCTGAGGCTCGAAACATTGAACTCAAGCCCATCATGGATAAGGTCGGAAAGCTCGACATCCTTGTTGTGTCACCTGATGATCCTGAAGCGATGCTTCGTCACACAGAGGTAGCACTTGCGATGGGTGTTGCCGTAGCTGCAGATCCTTCACAGCAGATGGCACGTATGAATGGGGATGAGATCAAGAAGTTGATCTCTGGCGCTACCTACCTCTTTATGAATGAATATGAGTTAGCACTTGCCATCCAGAAGACTGGGTGGAGTGATCACGAGATTTTGGAACAAGTGAAATATCGCATCGTGACATTGGGCTCTGATGGTGCTCGCGTTGAAAGCACCGATGGAACATTTATCAAAGTAGGTTGCGCAAAAGAGAAGGCGAAAGTCGATCCAACCGGTGTTGGCGATTCCTTCCGCTCTGGCTTTGTGGCAGGACTTGCATGGGGACTCTCACATGAGCGCTGTGCACAGCTTGGTTCAATGATTGCTACCTATGTCATCGAAACAACAGGAACACAGGAGTACCGCTTCACAAAGGATGAATTTGTCACACGCTTTAGTGATGCATATGGATCAGATGCTGCAGCTGAAATCTCAGTGCAGCTACCCGCGTAA